In Kazachstania africana CBS 2517 chromosome 4, complete genome, the following are encoded in one genomic region:
- the SDH7 gene encoding Sdh7p (similar to Saccharomyces cerevisiae ACN9 (YDR511W); ancestral locus Anc_1.44), which translates to MINLSCNFRGNSTTNIKWFIRLASNDNNQHMLLPPLKLYRRILRSHRNLSPVQKSIGDSYVKNEFRLHKNIDNPLHIVGFLTSWQDYWHIVSNGEWQEGTLSQQKLEKMSKEQVVQLYELMKEAQRLHDTVKTNDNPQNGK; encoded by the coding sequence ATGATAAACTTATCCTGCAATTTCAGGGGTAATTCTACCACGAATATTAAGTGGTTCATTCGGTTGGCTAGTAACGATAATAATCAACACATGCTGCTACCGCCTTTGAAGCTTTACAGGAGGATTTTACGATCACACAGGAACTTGTCACCGGTGCAGAAATCTATTGGTGATTCGTATGTCAAGAATGAGTTCAGATTACACAAAAATATCGATAATCCACTACATATCGTGGGATTTCTTACTAGCTGGCAGGATTACTGGCACATCGTGAGTAATGGAGAATGGCAAGAGGGTACACTCTCACAACAAAAACTGGAAAAAATGTCAAAGGAGCAAGTAGTGCAATTGTATGAGTTAATGAAAGAAGCTCAACGACTTCATGACACGGTGAAAACAAATGACAACCCTCAAAATGGAAAGTAG